From the genome of Bordetella sp. H567, one region includes:
- a CDS encoding IscS subfamily cysteine desulfurase: protein MTNRPIYLDYSATTPVDPRVVEKMVPWLYENFGNPASRSHSIGWEAEDAVERAREEVAKLVNADPREIIWTSGATESDNLAIKGAANFYKERGKHIITVKTEHKAVLDTTRELERQGFEVTYLDVMENGLIDLDVFKAALRPDTVLVSVMMVNNEIGVIQDVETLGEICRERGIIFHVDAAQATGKVEIDLQKLKIDLMSFSAHKTYGPKGIGALYVRRKPRVRIEAQMHGGGHERGFRSGTLPTHQIVGMGEAFRLAREEMGTENERIRMLRDRLWAGLSGIEEVYLNGDMDRRVPHNLNVSFNYVEGESLIMAVKELAVSSGSACTSASLEPSYVLRALGRNDELAHSSIRFTIGRFTTEQEIDFTVDLLKKRVGKLRDMSPLWEMAKEGVDLNSVQWAAH from the coding sequence ATGACCAACCGTCCCATCTACCTCGACTATTCCGCCACGACTCCGGTCGATCCGCGCGTGGTGGAAAAAATGGTGCCGTGGCTGTATGAAAACTTCGGCAACCCCGCCTCGCGCAGCCACTCCATCGGCTGGGAAGCGGAGGATGCGGTCGAACGCGCCCGTGAAGAGGTCGCCAAGCTGGTGAACGCCGATCCGCGTGAAATCATCTGGACGTCGGGCGCCACGGAATCGGACAACCTGGCGATCAAGGGTGCGGCGAATTTCTACAAGGAACGCGGCAAGCACATCATTACGGTCAAGACCGAGCACAAGGCGGTGCTGGACACCACGCGTGAGCTGGAGCGCCAGGGTTTCGAAGTCACGTATCTGGACGTGATGGAAAACGGCCTGATCGATCTGGATGTGTTCAAGGCGGCACTGCGCCCCGATACCGTCCTGGTGTCGGTGATGATGGTGAACAACGAGATCGGTGTCATCCAGGACGTCGAAACGCTGGGCGAAATCTGTCGCGAGCGCGGCATCATTTTTCATGTCGACGCCGCGCAAGCGACCGGCAAGGTGGAAATCGACCTGCAGAAGCTCAAGATCGACTTGATGTCGTTTTCCGCGCACAAAACCTATGGCCCGAAGGGCATAGGCGCCTTGTATGTGCGGCGCAAGCCCCGTGTGCGCATCGAAGCCCAGATGCATGGCGGTGGCCACGAGCGGGGCTTTCGGTCCGGCACGCTGCCCACGCACCAGATCGTCGGCATGGGCGAAGCCTTCCGCCTGGCGCGCGAGGAAATGGGCACGGAGAACGAGCGTATCCGTATGCTGCGGGACCGCCTCTGGGCGGGCTTGTCGGGAATCGAAGAGGTCTACCTGAATGGCGATATGGATCGCCGCGTGCCGCACAACCTGAACGTCAGCTTCAACTACGTGGAAGGCGAGTCGCTGATCATGGCCGTCAAGGAACTGGCGGTGTCCAGCGGGTCGGCCTGTACCTCCGCCAGCCTGGAGCCGTCCTATGTGCTGCGCGCCCTGGGCCGCAACGATGAACTGGCGCACAGTTCCATCCGCTTCACGATTGGACGCTTTACCACGGAACAGGAAATCGACTTTACCGTCGATCTGCTGAAGAAGCGGGTCGGCAAGCTGCGCGACATGTCGCCGCTTTGGGAAATGGCCAAGGAAGGCGTGGATTTGAACAGCGTGCAGTGGGCGGCGCACTGA
- a CDS encoding low molecular weight protein-tyrosine-phosphatase, whose amino-acid sequence MMTKVLFVCMGNICRSPSAEGVFRRLVNDAGLGDVVRIDSAGTHAFHIGEAPDARAQAAARKRGYEITHCEARQVTPDDFREFDLILAMDWENLSALQQQCPKAYQHKLMLLMRFANEFEEATVPDPYYGGPEGFGKVLDYLEDACQGVLELVRKRATQYQAA is encoded by the coding sequence ATGATGACCAAGGTACTTTTCGTTTGCATGGGCAACATCTGCCGCTCGCCGAGCGCAGAAGGCGTGTTCCGCCGGCTGGTCAATGACGCCGGGCTGGGCGATGTCGTGCGGATAGATTCCGCCGGTACGCATGCTTTCCACATTGGCGAAGCCCCGGATGCCCGGGCCCAGGCCGCAGCCCGCAAGCGCGGCTATGAAATCACGCATTGCGAGGCGCGTCAGGTCACGCCCGACGATTTTCGTGAGTTCGATCTCATTCTGGCGATGGACTGGGAAAACCTCTCCGCGCTCCAGCAGCAATGCCCGAAGGCATACCAGCACAAGCTGATGTTGCTGATGCGGTTCGCCAACGAGTTCGAAGAGGCAACTGTTCCGGATCCGTACTACGGCGGGCCGGAGGGATTCGGCAAGGTGCTGGACTATCTGGAAGACGCCTGTCAGGGCGTGCTGGAATTGGTCCGCAAGCGCGCCACGCAATACCAGGCGGCTTGA
- the hscB gene encoding Fe-S protein assembly co-chaperone HscB, whose protein sequence is MAAVDDHFSLFGLPARFEIDATQLEHAWRAVAAQVHPDRYATASPAERRVAMQWSARANEAYRQLRDPLLRARYLCEQAGVDLQTESNTSMDTDFLMQQMAWREMLDDVREQGGTGPEAETLRAELQEAEADFQRQVSGLLDQRRDAAGAATKIREWMFVRKISQELAQAID, encoded by the coding sequence TTGGCAGCCGTCGACGATCATTTTTCACTGTTCGGTCTGCCGGCGCGGTTCGAGATCGACGCCACGCAGCTGGAGCACGCGTGGCGGGCCGTCGCCGCCCAGGTGCATCCCGACCGCTACGCCACGGCCTCGCCCGCCGAACGCCGGGTGGCCATGCAGTGGTCCGCGCGCGCGAACGAGGCATATCGGCAGCTGCGCGATCCCTTGCTGCGCGCACGTTATCTGTGCGAGCAGGCGGGCGTCGATCTGCAGACGGAAAGCAATACGTCCATGGATACCGATTTCCTGATGCAGCAGATGGCCTGGCGGGAAATGCTGGACGACGTGCGCGAGCAGGGCGGCACGGGCCCGGAGGCCGAGACGCTGCGAGCCGAGCTGCAGGAAGCGGAAGCCGATTTCCAGCGCCAGGTGTCCGGTCTGCTGGATCAGCGGCGCGACGCGGCAGGTGCCGCCACGAAGATCCGCGAATGGATGTTCGTGCGAAAGATAAGCCAGGAACTCGCGCAGGCCATCGATTAG
- the iscU gene encoding Fe-S cluster assembly scaffold IscU: MAYSEKVLDHYENPRNVGSFEKGDDSVGTGMVGAPACGDVMKLQIRVNASGVIEDARFKTYGCGSAIASSSLVTEWVKGKTLDEAMNIRNTQIAEELALPPVKIHCSILAEDAIKAAVKDYKDKHSRS, from the coding sequence ATGGCATATAGCGAAAAAGTTCTGGATCACTACGAAAACCCCCGCAACGTGGGGTCCTTCGAAAAGGGCGACGATTCCGTCGGAACCGGCATGGTCGGCGCGCCGGCCTGTGGCGACGTGATGAAGCTGCAGATCAGGGTCAATGCCAGCGGCGTCATCGAAGACGCGCGGTTCAAGACCTATGGCTGCGGCTCGGCCATTGCTTCCAGCTCGCTGGTGACCGAATGGGTCAAGGGCAAGACGCTGGACGAGGCGATGAACATCCGCAATACGCAGATCGCCGAAGAGCTGGCCCTGCCGCCGGTGAAGATCCACTGTTCCATCCTTGCGGAAGACGCCATCAAGGCGGCCGTCAAGGATTACAAAGACAAGCATTCCCGGAGTTGA
- the iscA gene encoding iron-sulfur cluster assembly protein IscA — translation MGVTLTPQAANHISRYLQRRGKGVGLRLGVRTTGCSGMAYKLEYVDEPDAADQVFESHGVKVFVDPKSLAYIDGTELDYAREGLNEGFKFYNPNEKATCGCGESFTV, via the coding sequence ATGGGCGTCACGCTGACTCCTCAAGCGGCAAACCACATCAGCCGGTATTTGCAGCGCCGCGGCAAAGGCGTGGGCTTGCGTCTGGGCGTCAGGACCACCGGCTGTTCCGGGATGGCCTATAAGCTGGAATACGTGGACGAGCCCGATGCCGCCGACCAGGTCTTCGAAAGCCATGGCGTGAAGGTGTTCGTGGATCCGAAAAGCCTGGCGTATATCGACGGGACGGAACTGGACTATGCGCGCGAAGGGCTGAACGAAGGGTTCAAGTTCTACAATCCCAACGAAAAGGCGACCTGCGGCTGCGGCGAGTCCTTCACGGTGTAA
- the iscR gene encoding Fe-S cluster assembly transcriptional regulator IscR produces the protein MRLTTKGRFAVTAMIDLAMRQHSGPVTLAAISQRQNISLSYLEQLFGKLRRHELVDSVRGPGGGYSLARLARNVTVADIIFAVDEPLDATSCGGKQDCTSGKDGKSGKCMTHELWATLNRKMVDYLDSVSLQDLVDQQRVRQLQEANSQAQNGTVRVNRLTNGASVASPCTSASAAQPGASATV, from the coding sequence ATGCGGCTGACTACCAAAGGACGTTTCGCCGTGACCGCCATGATCGACCTCGCCATGCGCCAGCACAGCGGGCCGGTTACGCTGGCGGCCATCAGCCAGCGCCAAAACATCTCTCTTTCTTATCTGGAACAGCTGTTCGGCAAGCTGCGTCGCCACGAATTGGTCGACAGCGTGCGTGGTCCGGGCGGTGGCTACTCGCTCGCGCGCCTGGCTCGCAACGTCACGGTGGCCGACATCATCTTCGCCGTGGACGAACCGCTGGATGCGACCAGCTGCGGCGGCAAGCAAGACTGTACGAGCGGCAAGGATGGCAAGTCCGGCAAGTGCATGACGCATGAGCTGTGGGCCACGCTCAATCGCAAGATGGTGGATTACCTGGATTCCGTTTCCCTGCAGGACCTGGTCGACCAGCAGCGCGTGCGCCAGCTCCAGGAAGCGAACAGCCAGGCCCAGAACGGCACGGTCCGCGTCAATCGGTTGACGAATGGCGCCAGCGTTGCCAGCCCGTGTACCAGTGCCAGCGCGGCGCAACCGGGCGCGTCCGCCACCGTATAA